One Pectobacterium polaris DNA window includes the following coding sequences:
- a CDS encoding DUF1820 family protein yields MSNESALYRIQFINNGKNYQLYVRELVQSSLFGFIEIADFVFDSQSTVLVDPSTEKLKTEFSGVNRSFIPLQAIIRIDAVTEKGSARISDLGDNVTAFPYLPGKKP; encoded by the coding sequence ATGAGTAATGAATCCGCGCTTTATCGTATTCAATTTATAAATAACGGTAAGAATTACCAGCTTTACGTGCGTGAGTTGGTGCAGAGCAGCCTGTTCGGTTTTATTGAAATTGCCGACTTTGTGTTTGATAGCCAGTCAACGGTGTTGGTTGACCCGTCAACCGAGAAACTGAAAACGGAATTCTCCGGCGTTAACCGCAGTTTTATTCCTCTACAGGCGATCATTCGCATCGATGCCGTGACGGAAAAAGGCAGCGCCCGCATTTCTGATTTAGGCGATAACGTTACCGCATTTCCTTATCTTCCCGGCAAGAAACCCTGA
- a CDS encoding DUF2500 domain-containing protein → MNDFPWLLALAVGAILVLAARQYRRQRQREAQNDAAPLRIVAAEVKHKREFPRSRRRAREHQVMVVEDMLYEVTFRPITGGATITLRLENADYHQLDTGMQGSLQLKGTRFIRFVPQQK, encoded by the coding sequence ATGAATGACTTTCCCTGGCTGTTGGCCTTGGCCGTCGGTGCGATTTTGGTGCTGGCGGCGCGGCAATATCGACGCCAACGCCAGCGGGAAGCGCAGAATGACGCGGCTCCGCTGCGGATCGTGGCCGCTGAGGTGAAACACAAACGCGAATTTCCCCGTAGCCGTCGACGGGCGCGCGAACATCAGGTGATGGTTGTAGAGGATATGCTTTATGAGGTCACGTTCAGACCGATTACCGGCGGCGCGACCATCACGCTGCGCCTTGAAAATGCGGATTATCACCAGCTTGATACTGGCATGCAGGGGTCGTTGCAGCTAAAGGGCACACGCTTTATCCGCTTTGTGCCCCAGCAGAAGTAG
- the rsmD gene encoding 16S rRNA (guanine(966)-N(2))-methyltransferase, whose amino-acid sequence MAKKNASSAAGQIRIIGGQWRGRKLPVPDSPGLRPTTDRVRETLFNWLAPVIQQARCLDCFAGSGALGLEALSRYAEHATLLEMERAVAQQLTQNLALLRAENAEVVNTDALSWLAKPGTPFDVVFLDPPFRKELLNNTLALLEQQGWLAPDAWIYVETEAENAQLTIPENWQLHREKIAGQVAYRLYIRQ is encoded by the coding sequence ATGGCTAAAAAAAATGCATCGTCAGCCGCCGGACAAATCCGAATCATCGGTGGTCAATGGCGCGGCAGAAAACTTCCGGTTCCTGATAGCCCCGGTTTACGTCCCACCACCGATCGCGTGCGGGAAACGCTGTTTAACTGGCTGGCTCCCGTTATTCAACAGGCACGCTGCCTAGACTGCTTTGCTGGCAGCGGCGCGCTCGGGCTGGAAGCCTTATCCCGTTATGCTGAACACGCCACATTATTGGAGATGGAGCGTGCAGTCGCGCAGCAGTTAACGCAAAATCTGGCGTTGCTTCGGGCGGAAAACGCCGAGGTGGTCAATACTGATGCCCTGAGCTGGCTGGCGAAGCCGGGCACGCCGTTTGACGTCGTGTTTCTCGATCCACCGTTTCGCAAAGAGCTGCTGAACAACACGCTTGCCCTGCTGGAACAACAGGGTTGGCTGGCACCCGACGCGTGGATTTACGTGGAAACAGAGGCGGAAAATGCGCAGCTGACTATCCCGGAAAATTGGCAACTGCACCGTGAGAAAATTGCGGGTCAAGTCGCCTACCGTTTATACATTCGTCAATGA
- a CDS encoding DUF1145 family protein gives MLINLGRLLMLGVWGFLLLNLIQPFPKPLNIFMTVAMVFMILMHGFQLLLLKSSQPKDSPALSRALQARIFLFGVFELLAWQKKQPKPPKS, from the coding sequence ATTTTGATTAACCTTGGCAGGCTATTGATGCTGGGCGTGTGGGGATTTTTGTTACTTAACCTGATTCAACCGTTCCCCAAGCCGTTGAATATCTTCATGACCGTGGCGATGGTGTTTATGATCCTGATGCATGGTTTTCAACTGCTGCTGTTAAAATCCAGCCAGCCGAAAGACAGCCCCGCGCTGAGCCGCGCACTTCAGGCACGCATTTTCCTTTTTGGCGTGTTTGAACTGCTGGCGTGGCAGAAAAAGCAGCCTAAACCACCGAAGTCGTAA